A segment of the Carya illinoinensis cultivar Pawnee chromosome 1, C.illinoinensisPawnee_v1, whole genome shotgun sequence genome:
TCTTAATTCAACTATAGTGTCTCGGCAAAATTGATGTGCAGCAGGAGTACTCCAatccattttttaaataaacataattactataatttttatttttatttattttttgaaattaattaaaaaaatcattgttTACATTTAAGTAATATTGAACGCTTTTAATAGCCTTCAAGCACTTTACTAATTAATAATCGAATGCCAAATAGATGATATTCAAAAGTaatctatatatacacacacacacatacatacgcTGATACACACACTGCTACGTACATTTGTCTTGATAATCTTTCAGTgtttatatatgtagatatataaatagGTACTAGCGAAGTAATGAATCACTCTTTGTAACATTGACATggtaaaatttaatttcaaaattttcctacaaatcaaattatacttGAAAACCACTACGCCGAGCCattaatgttttcaaatattCCAAATATCCCACTTTTACTAGTACCGCTTGATTGGTCGAAGCTGTCTATGAGAAGTTTAGGCAAATTAAGCAGACTACTTCGATATGTTTACTTGCTATATATGAGATACTCGCTTTGAGGTGATGAAATGTTTAATATTAGATTTTTGGATGACTTAAGAAATTAAGTCTTTTCGACAATTAAGGCTACAAATACCATGTCCATGTTCAGAATGCTTGCATTAATTTAGGATTGTGTGAAGTAGTTATCTGTGCATTAAAAACCATTGTTGCTTTTCTATGAATTTGTGAGGAATGCCTTCGATTGGTTCATTTTGTTGTAAGTCAAATCCGTGCAGACATGGGTGGTCCctatataatattgtaaatgATACGCATGTGAGTACTAGTGTTCTATgaacaaatatattcaaaaagttacaatccaaacattaaaataatctAACGGTAACTTTGAACATAACATTATTAAGAGGTTAAGTAGCATTTTCCTATGCCTTATGTTATATCAAGATGCTCGTATCAGAAaagacaagacacaaaataaattacaatGTCAATCATATTAATGTGTTGAGAAGCTATTAACGTTTATAACTGGCTTGTTGTTTAAGTCAAAGTTGTATGTCTTCTTTAATGAATAGATGtgatttgttattaaaaaaaaaaaaaaagaaacctgCTCGTATCAGAGATtgctttaacaaaatatttttttaaatattatgatagGCTAACAACTTTACAATTGATAGacaactttaaatataataatatttttttattatatttaaaaacatcaaatcaaaagtaaaaataaaaaataaatttaaaataatattattttattatatagttgTATACTTGTTAGTCAGCagtaattttatgatttatcattttcctattcgcaaatcacaaatataatgatatatagaAATGGCACCAATATGAGAAAATTTGATGGCATGCACAAGGCTCATGATGATCACTAGTCTAGTCCACACTCCCAAGTCAACTTTCcttctgtatatatatacatatacatatagttATCTGTATATCGGAAACTCTCATCTCGAGCCTTTTTACAGAGAGTAGGAGAAGAAATTTGCAGCAGGCGATTTACTCCGAATTATTAAGCAAGTGAGTCCATTGCCCTTCGCTTGTTAAAAAACACTAAGACAGCAAGGCCATTTAATtaacctttcttcttttctgCTTTCTTTTGTGATTTTCTTCCTCTAACATACTAAAACATTTGGCCAGTTTTTTCTGTTCTGCAAAGCctaatgaaagaaaacaatagtTTACATTGCTTAGCATCTCTTCTTTTTAATATTCACTTTAAATGGTTCTATTCATCTTCTGAGGTGCTAAAGCTGAACTATCTGGGAACTCCCCGGTAGAAGCTGTACTATTCTGAAAAGTTATAAGATCAATCGGTATAATATGCATGGATTTTACAGTTTTGATAGTTATTTTTGGCATTACGGTTTCAATAGTTACtagatcttaattaatttttattattttagtattCTTCTGACTTTTAAGTGTGTGAGtagatctatttttattttcaaaaaaaaaaaaaaacaactaagaTTTAAGAGATTCACAAAGAATtgatacataaccaaaattacccGCCTGATCCCAATAGCAATATTAGAATTTTCATTCTCCTTTTACCATAGTTAAATTCGCACTCAATTCATCGACTTCTTAATTTATGATCACCCAATCAAGGTGCTTTTCCACTAGCAAAGGAATTCCCTACTATTTCCATTCAGTTCAGCTGCTTTTTCCATTTTGAAAGCCAGGatagaaaagataaataataattccCCTGATGAAAAATGGTACCTTgatgattaattttttaatgttttggacTTGCTGAAGATGATGTTAAGGAGACTGGAGATGTCTCATTTATTGATTACTCTTAAGATTTtatagagattttatttttctaccaAAGACATTTGTAATtggtttatttcatttttaacttTGCATCTTGTTTTGTaactactatttttttcttcttttttttttttcacatttataacatTTTACTAGCTAATCTGGTCCACCCTCCTAAGTCAATGTTTCCTTcggtatatataattatctgcaTATTGGAAACTCTCATCTCAAGCATTTTTTTCAGAGAGCAGGAGAAGCAATCTGCAGCAGGCGATTTACCCCGAATTGACGTTAAGCAAGTAAGTCCTTTTCCTTTCGCTTATTAAAAAACACTCACACAGCTAGGCCATCAAATTCACCTTTCTTCTTTTCTGCTttctttcttgatttttttcctCTAACATACTAAAACATTTGGCCATTTTTTTCTGTTCTGCAAAGCCTAAACGAAAAAAATAGTTTACATTGCTTAGCTCTTTACTTTTCAATATTCACTTTAACTGGGCGTGGAATAATTTACAAATGATTCTATATATTCATCGTCTGAGGTGCTAAAGCTGAACTATTTGAGAATTCCAATGTATGTAGAAGTATtctaaaaagttataattaagATCAATCGGTATATGGATTTTACAGTTTCAATAGTTATTACTACATtcttagttaattattattattttatttttatcaatttacagTATTTTTCTGACTTCTGAGTGtgtgagtatatatatgtatataaatattataaaaaatgcaaGATTTAATAGCTTCGCAAAGAATTGATACATAATCTAAATTACCAGCCTCATCCCATTAGAAAGGATATATTTTTCACTCTGCTTTTACCAGAGTAAAATTCCCACCCAATTCAGCGGCTTCTTTTCCACCCAATCTAGCTAGGTGCTTTTCCACTAGCAAAGGAATTGACTAGTATTTCCGTAAGGTCAGCTGCTTTTCCCATTTTGAAAGccagaatagaaaaataaataataattcccACTATGAAAAATGGAACCTGAGCCGCAGTACTAATAATATCACTCGCTAATTTTCTAAGcaaaataaatggaaagaaaCAATGAGATAAAGGGATGGATGATTTCTAGCTTAAGCACCttgattatattatatatattagtggaAAGGTTTGTCTTAGATATAtgcatgtcatttttttaatgggaGCTTTTATAAAATTAGTGAAATTTGATTGCAAATACTTGGAACAGATCTTGTACTATGTCTCTAGAATATATACGACGCCTGCATTCTCCattcgttaaaaagaaaaaaaagattctaTATTTTTATCACAAATTTGTTAATATTAGTGAGAATTCGTATGCTTTGTATTAGGATCAGAGAGTTGCACTATTTCTTTACAAAATCATGGACAGAGATGCTCTCTCAACTCGTATTAGGGCTATTGACAGAAAGCTAGATGACTTGACTCCCATTAATGCTGAAGAGCATTGCATATTTAAAGTGCACGAGCAGTTGCTTAAGGTAAATGAGAAGGCTTACAAACCCGTGCTGCTTGCGATCGGTCCTTACAACGACCATAAAAAAGTTGGCCGTGGGCTTATGGAAGAGCATAAACTGCGGTATCTGAAGCAAATgcttaaaaggaaaaatgaaagcaGTGTGGAAGCATACATCAGTGCCTTGACAGAATTGGAAGAAACCGCCCGTAATTGCTATGCAGAACGCATTAGGCTGACCACACATGAGTTTGTGGAAATGATGCTACTTGATGGGTGTTTCATCATTGAGCTGTTCCGCAAGTGGGAGAAGCCAAATATAAGAGACGATCCACATGATCCAATCTTCCAACTGGATTGGATGCTTCCTAAAATAGCTCGCGATCTActgttatttgaaaatcaacttCCATTCTTCGTTCTGACTAGATTGTTCTTGATGATTGAGAGTAGCCAAACACCACTTCCCAACCAATCCGAACATTTAGGAGAACACCCTATCAAGAATGAGCAGAGCAATGAAATTACCTGTCCTGAAAGCTCAACCACCATAGATCAGAGGCCCAGATCAGACTATTTGGTGATCTTGCCCTTCGTTTTTTCCATGGCTTATTACCATTTCAATGGAAAGACGTCAGTGGATCAAGTTCTTATTCAGCCGAAAATATTGAGCATCTACTTGGTCTGCCGCATACAACTATCTCTCCTACACTGGCAAGACTGGAAAATGAGCGTCAAAATGTTGGAGACAAATTCAAAAAGTTAGAATTTAAACATCTACTTGATCTGATATATACAAGTATCAAGCTTTCAGTACTTGATATGGAAGTAGATCGTGCCATAGAACGTCAAGATCAGGTTGGAGTACTCGAAAAGAGATTTGGCCTGATACCATGTGTTGTGAGTTCTTTacttgcaaaaataaaaaatatgaagaagGGATGTAAGGAAATGAATGACTATGATGACTGGACTGATAACCGCTGGGAGAGAATACCTGATGCCATTGCATTCCAagaggctggagttgagttgGACAAGGCAGAGAAATTTTTGAATCTACTTCAACAAAATAGGAATAAAGATGTCAAGAAAAACCTTTGCGGAGCCAGATTCAAGATGGCAGAGAAATTTATGCGCCTACCTTTTCTGAACAAGACTGAAGACTGGAACTCAATTCCTGACGGAACAGAGCTTAAAGAGGCTGGAGTCGAATTCAAAAAGGCAAAGAAATTTACGGatacaaaaaaaatgatgagGTCAATACATAATGCTACGAAGCTTAAAGAGGGTGGAGTCAAGTTCCAGAAGGCAAAGCAGGATACATTGTTTTCCATAAATTTTAGCAATGGGGTATTGGAAATTTCGCCTTTGAGAATAGAAGATGAAACTGAGACTTTCTTACGAAATCTAATTGCATATGAGCAATATAGTCCAGACATTGATACCGATTATCATTATGTTACCCTCTATGCGTGCTTCATGGATGATCTCATTAACTCTCCCAAGGATGTTGATTTACTTCGTCATAATGAAATTATCGAAAATTGGTTGGGTGATGATGGAGTTGCTTCCCGCATGTTCAACAAGCTTGGTCGCCATGTCACTGTTTCAGACTATCCCCCCAGTACTTTATATGCTCAAACTTGCATTAATATGAACAAGCACTGCGCCGAAGACTGGAATGAATGGATGGCAACATTAAGGCACAATCATTTCAATAGTCCTTGGGCTTTGCTTTCAGTTTTGGCAGCTATCTTATTGCTTGGACTTACAATTATACAGACTGTATTTTCCATTATTAATTAGGTTTTCATGTAGTGTACGTCTTAATTAATCTCATTGTTGTCTTAGTTAATGTAATATAATGTTGAATTTAGTAAGATTTTCGAAATGATCACCCAATCAAGGTGCTTTTCCACTAGCAAAGGAATTGCCTACTATTTCCATTCAGTTCAgctgttttttcattttgaaagccagaatagaaagataaaaaataatttccctCGATGAAAAATGGAACCTTTTAAGCCACAGTACTAAAAACATCACTCGCCTATAAATTGTACTGCCTAAGCAAAATAAATGGAAAGGAAGAAATAACGAGATAGATGGATGGATGATTTGTAGCTTAAGCACCttgattatattatattagtggAAAGGTTTGTCTTACAGACGtacatgtcatttttttaatgtagacTTCAATAAATTAGTGAAATTTGTATGCAAATACTTGGAACAGATCTTGTACTATTTCTTTAGAATATATATGAGGCCTACACTGTCCATTCGTTTAAAAACAAAACGCTTTTATCAGAAATTTGTTAATATTAGTGTGAATTTGTATGCTTTGTATTAGAAACAGAGACTTACACTATATCTCTACAAAATAATGGATGGAGATGCTCTCTCTACTCGTATTAAAGCTATTGACGAAAAGCTAGATGGCTTGACTCCAATTAATGCTGAAGAGAAATTCATATTTAAAGTGCATGAGGAGTTACTTCAGGTAAATGAGAAGGCTTACAAACCCACGCTGCTTGCCATCGGTCCTTACAACGACCACGGCAAGGTTTGCCGGGGGCTTATGGAAGAGCATAAATTGCGGTATCTGAAACAAATGCGTGATACGAGAAATGACCGCAGTGTGAAAGAATACTTTAAagttgttgagggaaaaatgagcgtattggcatattcttgtgaaaacctgtgtaaaatagtgttgtaacaagtgttgttgcggaaagcttgaagtgtgctcattattggtcaaaggaagcgacttcgctcgaccctcgctcgacagagcgctcgagcgaacttgggtAGATTGCACCGCTTGATCCTCGCTCGACatgcagctcgagcgaactcaggcagattcaaccgctcgactctcgctcgacatacagctcgagcgaacccaggcaaagtgtgtcgctcgaccctcgctcgacacttagctcgagcg
Coding sequences within it:
- the LOC122316465 gene encoding LOW QUALITY PROTEIN: UPF0481 protein At3g47200-like (The sequence of the model RefSeq protein was modified relative to this genomic sequence to represent the inferred CDS: deleted 2 bases in 1 codon; substituted 1 base at 1 genomic stop codon): MFPSVYIIICILETLISSIFFREQEKQSAAGDLPRIDVKQDQRVALFLYKIMDRDALSTRIRAIDRKLDDLTPINAEEHCIFKVHEQLLKVNEKAYKPVLLAIGPYNDHKKVGRGLMEEHKLRYLKQMLKRKNESSVEAYISALTELEETARNCYAERIRLTTHEFVEMMLLDGCFIIELFRKWEKPNIRDDPHDPIFQLDWMLPKIARDLLLFENQLPFFVLTRLFLMIESSQTPLPNQSEHLGEHPIKNEQSNEITCPESSTTIDQRPRSDYLVILPFVFSMAYYHFNGKTSVDQVLIQPKILSIYLVCRIQLSLLHWQDWKMSVKMLETNSKSXFKHLLDLIYTSIKLSVLDMEVDRAIERQDQVGVLEKRFGLIPCVVSSLLAKIKNMKKGCKEMNDYDDWTDNRWERIPDAIAFQEAGVELDKAEKFLNLLQQNRNKDVKKNLCGARFKMAEKFMRLPFLNKTEDWNSIPDGTELKEAGVEFKKAKKFTDTKKMMRSIHNATKLKEGGVKFQKAKQDTLFSINFSNGVLEISPLRIEDETETFLRNLIAYEQYSPDIDTDYHYVTLYACFMDDLINSPKDVDLLRHNEIIENWLGDDGVASRMFNKLGRHVTVSDYPPSTLYAQTCINMNKHCAEDWNEWMATLRHNHFNSPWALLSVLAAILLLGLTIIQTVFSIIN